The genomic segment TAAACAAGTGGATGAATCCTTTGAAATATACCAGAATAGTTATCTTATAACATAGGgataacaatttattttaaaaataaaattttgcaAATAATTAACTCTAtgatttttttctaaaataaattgttttcaaaaaagtagaaacaataaatatatattttttaatgtatatatatcatGTAAATGtgtagaaaatattattaaaaattttgcttCCCTATTTGGgcaatttgtaaaaaaaaaatataaaaagattttgaaaattataacttgactatatttaaaaagaggAAGAAATACTTACTActaaatttaaagttatatttttatataaaaatctgTTAAATAATAACTAATATAACTAGTtatatgtaaattaaaattaataaaaaaaaaatattttttaagataaaaatattaaataaaaatattttcagaatatccataaaaatttcaattttatttttgataataataataaagtatttaacatttatgttttatatatcttaacAAATATAcccaaaaattattagataataaaaagaattttataaaaattaataaatatttagagAAGAAGGTCGTTTTAGTAATTGTGATTTGGATGTATTATTTACCATCTATAGCTTTAAActtttgatttaataaaacttttttatttacaatctCTCAAAACTTCAGTCTTTTCATAATGAGGATTAAAACGTTTACACAAATATGTCTATGTGTTATTCTTTGATTTAAACCTGTCTATAAATTGAACTAACTATTATCAGTAgtgtatttattaataaaaattaatattactaattatttgttaacttttaataaaaattttataaaaataagtgttaaaatgataacatcttaattattcaatatatatttatttatatatcaatagtaaaatcaaaaatataacaaaaagttattagtcaaatttataaaagaaataatttacatattaatatatgaataatatttattcttaaaaaaatatatttttttaactaaaaagtaacaaactaaatatttaaataatcttaGATTATGgttacattttatatataatctttaaaaataacataatgatatatttttttatctgttatatgattaaaaaaatctattaaaaaatgtttcataattttgtttaatgcaaatatgaagaaaaaaaaagattttagaaaataaatgatacaaatatattattagtgtcaagatttttttttatttattcataaatgatactttattttatcaaattaaacgtacctttaacaaaaattttacgACCAACAAGGTAAATAGCTTCACTATTGTCAGGAATTGGAGTATTACTATTTTCAAGCATACAATCAACCTTATCAATCGCAATGcctttcatttttaaatatggaCCTAATGTATCTTTTAATGTTACTCCATTTGTAACTTGTATAAAATCAACTAAATTACTACTACTATTAGGTTCATCTTCacatatttcaaaaataagtgtattataattattattagtactttcatttttttgttcaAAATCCATACTTTGATATCTTTtctaaaaaaacatataacaaatattatatttatatatatatatataatgtataaagaaaatattttttttttataaaaaaaaagaaatttaatttttgaaagaaTATAAGTAacaaaaaggaaaaaaaaaacataccaTTGAATCACTCCAATCAGCTAAAGATGGACGGCGACCTTTTACTCTTCCACAACTAGACATTTGGCAATAGGTAATATATAGTATGaatgtaatattattgtataaaaaaaataacctgtaaatattaataaattatcatttattattttttgtaaatattttaatttaaaaaaaatttatattaaaaaatatatatttttttaaatttaaaaagcaTTATTTCaactattataaatataatttttacattaattatcattctttctttgtttttttttattaatttccCCAAATagtacataaaaatatttacaaataattttttttattaaaaatcaatcatataaaaaaatacattttaaatagtttagttgaagtaaaatattcatttatattattatacataaaattaaaaaaaatttcatttgtAATATTACTCTAAAATTAGTAgtataaaactatttaaaaacattaaaatattattttttttataaaacattttatataatgaaatgccaatatttaattataaagaaaaagaaatgttCACATAAAGAATGAATCTTAAGatttaaacatattaaatataacaaaagaaaaaagagaGAAAGAAACGCCTACAAATTTTCAAGGtgtgaaaataattttttgtactCCTTTTGTATtgttttcatatttattaattattttataaattaattataaaaactggtttttaaaatattaaaaaaatttttttattgtaatttaataaagttcTTTTCAAAACttcattaaaagatattggaagaaaaaataaaaaaatgattctaTATGTTAATGAATAGGTAGGTggaaaagtttataaaaaattataccataacttttttaaaataaatagttgAAGAAGTTAATATACTAgaatacaattaaaattagtaaaaatatataagaaataataaaatatatataaacaaataaattttttaacattgaggtcaaaaattttatcgtTACCATATGATATAGCTTTAAGAATATTAGtttataagttaaaaaaatattattttaaaagtataaatataaaaaaaaaaatttttttaaataatagtaaaaagaaagaggaaataaaaattggtaaaaagtatgaaagaataaattataaGATCTTTTTAAAGATATCATATTATATTGAAGTTTTAGATAATCCTTAAAACAGAtaacatataaaaagtatattttaaaagaattgaaATATATGACAATTAggaatatgttttttttttgataatgataCTAAGATGCCGCTAttcttatatttaatatatatttcattaagttttcaaaaaacttttataataaattaaatgtttatttaaatcgtttaaattaattagtttatattaaaattcttaCAATGCAttgattataaataaaaaaaaattatacttttttttatttatttttgtacactataaaattaaaaaaaatttgcattcttgtaaaaattaatcagattattaacattaaatttaactaataaaaaaaattaaatctcTAACTTGtaattagaaaattatacattaaatttaCTAAGAACTTCTATCATTAatagtaaattatttataaataattaatgaaacGTAATGTAGCttgataaataaacatatattttaaaaatttgtaaacatattataatgttaatacattcatttttttgtCTTCATTCTTTCATTGagtatatttatagaaaaatgtatataattaattaaaataaaataaaatatcttaacATCCCTTAacaagtattttaaaaatttaatagaaataaacaaattacttaaaatgtttaattcttattttaataaaaagaaaaatttaatatgttttttataaaaaaattatatttaaaattttttaaacaactgatttaatgatataagttaacgtatttttttttttttaatatttcttatgtataataatataaaaaaaaatgtttgtaAGTACATGGGgaataaaatatgaaaagtACATAAATGTTGTTCTTAATGTTTTGAATTTAagcaaaaaatataatatattacaatgtttatatgatgaaaatattttttttgaaataaataagaaaGTTTTACCAAGATcagttgaaaaaaataaaagaagttgttatacttaaaaaacatattaattgtaagaatattatgtttacatatataacattttctaaatttagaaagaatgattgatataataaataaagaatattaaaagctattgaaaattaatgtattttaaaaatattttgatattacaataaatacaagtatttttattaaatttatagtaaaaattgataataattattaagatattataatttattaagaattacatatatctttatattttaataattagaaaagaataataatattttattttatacaatattatgattaaacttgtgataaaagataaaaataatgtaagtTATTACTAATATGATGGCCTTTAACAGTATACAAACCCTTAAGGTAtgatacaaataaatatgaaatgaatgtatatatatatatatagatatgtAATAAATGTATCAATTGAATATATTATCTGATTAGAGAATAGTTTAAAAGGTATGTAGTAGAATGATATTCTTAAAAGAATGTCcttcttttttcttcaaattaCTATATCAATACCGCTCCATCAAACTCCaggtatatatatatatatatataatattatacatctacatataaatgataaatatttttatttgttatcaAAAAGGAACCCTTCTCCTGTTCTTGTCATATcttatagtaataataatatagtgaatatatttatgtagaAGACAAGattcaaaaatattcttaagaATGGCATAGAAAAGAACGAAAAagatttctaaaataaaatgaatgatATGTGTAAATGAAAAATAGTCGCCTATCTTTGAAAcattaattgttaataagaatataaaaagattatccCTCAGatataaaaactaaaaatagtaaaaaggATAAGAAAAGTATGTAGTAAAAGAGGGTGGAAAtgataaaagtttatcaacaaacaaaataatatcataGTTAAAGggtaaaataatgttttattaaaagcaaaatttttattttattttttttttctcttcaaaaattgtattaaGATAAGAaagcttttaaaaatatataaatattttaaaaaagactTATTAATTAAgttaaacattataaaataatagattaaaaagaataaaaatttggaatttttttaatttttataaaaataaaaaaaaaattagaaatataaattgttacttttaaaaaatttaataatattaaatttgtttaaaaaagtttttatttttattattttatttctttatattcaTGATAATGTGTACAATTATTTGTTCAGTAAATTGAATGATAAGAGATAGTGTAAAGTAGATTTATccaattaaattaaaatatttttaacggagaataaaaagaaatgtttAAGGGAAAAATGTAGgcgttttaaaaaaaaaaatttttttttttttaaattatctctttgtatattattagtaaagttaaaataaaaatcaatgtaagttatttatttttttttagccaATTGATGAATCACCAACCATATAAAGGTCAgtaaaaagaaaactttaagatggataatattttataagaatGAAAAATGAGAGGAAAAGTTTAAAAAGAATagaatatatcttttttatgattttaaaataaaaataaatatgtttttattaatattttactaaaaaaattttttcccaTTTATTAGCATTTACACGCAATTCatgtaataattaaaaaataaattattagttaatatttatgaaattattaaaaaagaataaaagaGAGAGAGAGAGATAAAAGAAGAGTATAgtatttgttataaatataagttataaagttttaaaagaattggttataataaatatcaatatataatataatttttattagttaGTTTAATTTAAGGatagataattaaaaattattagtagttaataaataaattatctttagaagtattgaaaattaaaaatatatttatatttgaaaatgtacttgttttttaattttaattaaaaaatttttatttatgataaaaagtaaaataccAAGATATGAATGATTAAgaattagtttaaaaaataataataataaaagtgaAATATCATTTGgaatgaataataatttattattgtcttatttttaattgacaTATGTATATAATCTAGATTTTTCATCCTAAGCCTTAAGGACAATCTTATAAAATTAGTCCAacaaaaagtatatttttattaacatagtattaaatatacttatattaatttgttaaagttatctaaaatttctaatagttaaaagtttaaaatattaattaaaacttttgattaaaagttatcattaacaatagtagataaaattttgatgaaCTATAACCAACCTGACAATGAACTATAAAAGTGTTTTAGTTGTAGTAATTATTAGAGATAATATATCCAATAATTCGAGGTCAtttatgttaatatatttatacagaTATAGATATCCAGTTaccttattttatttctttgaaCTTTTTGTTATGTTTcttgtttatatataactatttttattatttttttttaaaagtttatttaagatatctataaatatacaaagtttttttttttttgataaaaaaaaacaataattattataacttaaaaatttatacaaatttacatttttttttttgtaaattgttaaatttttttataaaaattactgGGAATATTcacattatcaaaaaataaatattaaatacaaaataatttttattctcaAATAAgtaatgattaaaatataacaaaaatggAAACAAAACTAtgatatttcatttttaaaagttatatttaaaaaaaaattttttttatttatttaaaatatataagtacATGATATtgtcaaaaattataaacaatatagaataaaaaagaaaaattttaataatttaaaataataaatgtaaagtataattatttttataatacattattaaaaatgatttttaaccaatgtataattatacatattatcaaaaattagacaaatatttttgcagaaaaaagataaatctttattattaataatatatattttacaaaataaaagcataaaatattttttataataatttataattatacttttaaaataattaatatttaattggatagattaaaaatttttaatttaatccGTTATAATCAAAGTAAGTTAGTAAaaccttttttaaatattttatatatgttcaaaaaatgttgcataaataaattttttacatattaaaaagtatattaatgataattagaaaaaaaaactaatttcttatttataataaatgaaaaattaagtattgtaaaatcataaaatattttttttccgcatttaaatttattgtatttaaaggtactataaaataatataacatcaaaaatgtaaaaaaaaatttttagtattaataaaataagtttatttatGTTGTAAGATGtcaagttaaaataaaagaaataaatattatagtaaTTGTTGAGATAATATAACATCTATTTACTATTTTGACAACCTAATTAGCagtaatattattgtaaagTAGTTTAatgattcttttttaatttaatagtttcaaacttattacttttaaatttatcatattttaaataaataattattaaaaatttaatttttatatagtattttatttttgttttaatgagaaaatttcatttttgttGCTAATCTTTAaccaattattaaaataaaatgttattatatatattcatttatgttttttttttatttttaatatttatattttcttaacaaaatacatacaaataaataaatgtaaaaaaataaaaattacatttctatatactttaacaataatataatatttatattttaaaagaatatgatttatttgtataaaaaattaatttttaaaaaaagtttttatactTCAGTTGAAAAGAAGATTTTTTTCATCTTAATAttagaagaaaattttatattaaattttaaataaaaattttattcttttgcAACTTTtgatgtaaaaaattattttacaaatctttattaaaagattttttataattctttattatactaataatttttatatttttttcttttatgtAACTATTATAAGAttcttataaattaaaaaaaaaaataactatttacattattaatttgcaatgataaaagtttttaatttattgttttaaagacttgatttattaattatattttatattcttttaaaatattgtcattccattgttttaaaaactagaaacatttaaataataatagaaaattttgttttaattattatatcatacaattaattaatttacatAATAATGTTGAAGTTGATTTctgtaattatatattaaataaaatattatttaaggcaaataaaataaaaattcatataCATACtcatttatttgtaaattgATGAACAGatagattatatatatatatatatatatatatatttagaatgTCGACCTCCAAAATCTAATGAAATAATTCTTCTTTATCTTAGTTATAAAAACTTCCTTTTTTCTATTACTTTTATgtgttatattatatagtCTTTCTTTTACGTAGATTACCTTACTTTTAAATAcacttttttcaataaatcgttatttatatatataccatGCAATGACTTTAATAACATATATCAACCTGTTTTGTAGGAAAAATTTCCACTACTATTTACCTTGAATCATTTATTGTctactttatttataatatatgaatattccaaaatatattgtttgtggatatttaaaaatttattataaatcttttcttattttaaatatatatattatatatataatttgagtttaaaaataattttattatttttaattatatttatttttattttagaaaaaaattaaaagatatattataataagataaaaataataacaatgaGTAATACAggaaattttattcaaacagtggttttaataatatcattaatatttcaaatgaTTGCTATAAGTATTTCTATATATTCAACATTTTCTCCATCATGGCAAGTTGTTGATATAAGAGAATTTCGTGCTCAACATCATCATGGATTATGGTTAGATTGTACAAGATCAGAAATATCATATTCAACAATTAAttctaatattaaaaataacaaagaGGATGATTCATTTTTAAGTCATTCATCAAATACTCGTCCACATAAAAATCATTATGAATATTATGATTCACAAAGTCCATTACATTGTACATACAAATTTGATTGGGCACAGgcaaaaattattgaagaaaatattattaatgaagATGATAATAGTGCTGCTGGAGAAGCTGAACATCatcaatttttcttttgGCATAAAGCTGTCCTTACCTCTATCATTTGttcaattatttttggtggtttatcattatttactGGAATGTGTTCACCATGTTTTGGTACATGTTCATTAGTTTATgccattttaatatttctttcatGTAAGTTTacaaaaaagtaaaatatatatataatgtttttagtAATATCATCAATAACAGCAGATGCCATATTCTTTTTTGCTGCCCATCGTGTAGATAATCGTTTTGTTCAAGGTCTTATTGGAACATATGaggtaaattatatatatatatatatatatcattattctttttaattaaaaaatttttttatttaattatagcAAGGAATTGGACACgctttttatttacatttatcaagtacaattattcttttgatctcttttattatttctgtTTGTACCAGTTACTCAATATTGAGATCTTCAAATACGCAAAGAGAAGATATTCGCCTCATGGATTTACCttcaataaataaacaattaatcTTTCATAGTAGatattgacaaaaaaaattttaatttattttgtttgtaaaaaattgaatgaataataaaaatatctttaaattttttttaataatatttatagttataaaaaaaaaaatataatgaacttaaaacaaataaaatgacAAATGACTTTAAATATAGATAGCTTTTAACATTACaacaaaatctttttatttataatatagaaactatataattatttaacatttatattttaaaaataaagtaattaaattgaattattaatgatatagtattaagtatattataattaattatatacaaatattattaagtttaaaaaatcaataaactaaaaatatacatatatattactttaaagtttaattttttttattaattatctatactattgaataataaatcttcatttaattgtacaaattactattaatacattcttaactataaaatattatttttaaaatataggGATCAGAAAAGTTTCTTTTTATACACTAAAACATactaatttaaaacattaagaaaaatatttttttttaaaaccatagtattaataaagatattttatttttaagaacaaaaatatacatgtatataaaaaaacaagaatataaaaaaaaaataatatatctttgtttaaaataaattaaaattaatgttttataaacaactttaattaattaaatatttttttaatattacatttaatataaaaataaaaagatatttttgtaaaataaataagatttTCTATTACTTAACAAAAAGAGAAAAATAAagaagattaaaaaatatatgattaaaataaaaagttaaatgtaattgaataataaaaaatcttttatcttttttaatattaaaataacaatctttatacttaatataataatatcatttaagtagcaaaaaataaagtttaataaacttttaaaattttttaccttAATTTTTAGAtgctttattatatttttatataaaacttctaaaagttattatcatatttaattagtaaataagaacttttttataaaatataagtatcacctgatttttttttaaaagttttatttttgttatatgtatataaacataaaaataaaatttaattgatttttttttattatttttcatgtTAATCTTCCattagtattttttatatttatattttttatactttttttagatataaatattttattattttatataaatttaaacttcttataaaaattgtaaagttattttgttagcgtaaaattaaaacattacaatttttatatttttgtttttttgttaatcattatattaaatagtgTTAAGAGTTAtgcaaaacatttttaaatatacataatactaaataaatacaattaatgtttagtaatttttacaatttttttaactaaaaaaatttaaattaattatgatatttaataatttttataagttgAAAAGTTCAATGATGTCATAAAAAAGAAACtatgatataaaaagtttttaaaaagtttttactattgaaaaaaaattaaataattttaatcttaaatttttattaaattaatagattgttgattaaaaataattacttaaaaaactttttatattaaagcatttttataattaatattttaattttaaatactacTATGTAGTAAAAttgttgataaataaaaaaaactatatttctattaactgtattaacaatttaccaagaattgtatataattgtttaataatttttttaaatgattattaaaaattatcttacaaaacaaatttttatatgttttgtaattataaaaagtgtaaatgtatctttttttaaattttctgtTCCATTTTGTTTATGATATTTCAGTtgatagatataaaaaaatctatttcacttatttttattttttttccgagctaacaattaatattattattaaaaaaagtggttttaaaaaaaagtttgcaataaaagtaaataattataatatatattttttttcaaataaataacaaaaaattatattgctaacttttaaatactattaatataatttaacttttaaaaaaatgtattaataaaaatatttgccTATAATTTgcttctttaaataaaacattaaattacTTCATTATCAGaaagaaatatttcaatCATTTTATGAATTGTCTTTGAAATGTTCATAtgaaagataattttatatattaaaatgtcaaaatgtttaatttcctataaaatttatttaattataaatctattaatagaaatcggaaaatattatttttactgaatttagaaaaaaaaatttatattttatagaagTGTGATTACAATgtaattgtaataatatga from the Strongyloides ratti genome assembly S_ratti_ED321, chromosome : X genome contains:
- a CDS encoding Clc protein-like family-containing protein — its product is MSNTGNFIQTVVLIISLIFQMIAISISIYSTFSPSWQVVDIREFRAQHHHGLWLDCTRSEISYSTINSNIKNNKEDDSFLSHSSNTRPHKNHYEYYDSQSPLHCTYKFDWAQAKIIEENIINEDDNSAAGEAEHHQFFFWHKAVLTSIICSIIFGGLSLFTGMCSPCFGTCSLVYAILIFLSLISSITADAIFFFAAHRVDNRFVQGLIGTYEQGIGHAFYLHLSSTIILLISFIISVCTSYSILRSSNTQREDIRLMDLPSINKQLIFHSRY